Proteins from a single region of Xyrauchen texanus isolate HMW12.3.18 chromosome 7, RBS_HiC_50CHRs, whole genome shotgun sequence:
- the mchr1a gene encoding melanin-concentrating hormone receptor 1, producing the protein MDISEDSKYSSVPLFNSSEHIQVTMRDQYGNAILLSVFGTICVLGITGNSVVIYTIIKKTKCQAKKTVPDIFIFNLSIVDLLFLLGMPFLIHQLLGNGSWCFGATVCKVISALDSNSQTVSTYILTAMTLDRYVATVHPFRFNHVRTPCVAGTMVGMVWILSLLSITPVLMYTGLMPLHNGRVGCALLLPNPSTSICWFTIYQFVLAFALPLMVICVVFFKILKHMSTTVAPLPPRNQQVRNKSVTRMAVAICLAFFICWAPYYILQLVHLGIQKPTASFYYVYHIAISMGYANSCINPFLYIILSKTFQHQFIIAIQPMQNHFRVHPSTTEASVSLRLTAECQRHCHSDGS; encoded by the exons ATGGATATTTCGGAAGACTCCAAATACTCATCTGTGCCTTTGTTTAACTCGTCGGAACATATACAAG TGACCATGAGGGATCAGTATGGAAATGCCATCTTGCTCAGTGTTTTTGGGACCATATGCGTCTTGGGCATCACTGGAAACTCTGTTGTCATCTACACTATCATTAAAAAGACCAAATGCCAGGCTAAAAAGACAGTAcctgacatttttatatttaatctcTCTATTGTGGATTTGCTCTTCCTCCTGGGCATGCCTTTTCTCATCCATCAGCTCCTGGGCAATGGATCATGGTGTTTTGGGGCTACCGTGTGCAAAGTCATCTCTGCTTTAGATTCAAACAGCCAGACAGTGAGCACCTACATCCTTACAGCTATGACACTGGACCGTTATGTGGCCACCGTCCATCCCTTCCGCTTCAACCATGTCCGCACACCATGTGTTGCTGGCACTATGGTGGGGATGGTGTggattctctctcttctctccatcACCCCTGTCCTAATGTACACTGGCCTCATGCCTCTTCACAACGGTAGGGTAGGATGTGCTCTCCTGCTACcaaatccatccaccagtatatGCTGGTTCACAATCTATCAGTTTGTGTTAGCGTTTGCACTTCCACTCATGGTTATCTGTGTAGtgtttttcaaaatcttaaaGCACATGTCCACCACGGTGGCTCCTCTACCCCCGAGGAACCAACAGGTACGCAATAAGAGCGTGACCCGCATGGCTGTGGCCATCTGTTTGGCCTTCTTCATCTGTTGGGCTCCATACTACATCCTCCAGCTTGTCCATCTGGGAATACAGAAACCCACTGCCTCGTTTTATTATGTCTATCACATTGCCATTAGCATGGGCTATGCTAACAGCTGCATCAACCCTTTCCTCTATATTATTCTGAGCAAGACCTTTCAGCATCAATTTATCATAGCTATCCAGCCTATGCAAAACCATTTTCGGGTCCACCCAAGCACCACAGAGGCAAGTGTGTCCCTCCGACTCACTGCAGAGTGCCAAAGACATTGTCATAGTGATGGCTCATAG